The following proteins are co-located in the Citrobacter freundii ATCC 8090 = MTCC 1658 = NBRC 12681 genome:
- a CDS encoding DUF2877 domain-containing protein — MMIIHPLLASQQSPDFRQSWQLSGVWRRAINLVAEGGALLTLHRQGSGFSPAGWVIRTHDFDALRAVLRGNESPQAVPGGIQLGPFLLCQPHRRCSLRITSRPHSPRLAPAWMDRGEETGLFGPLMLAANLPLCPELRQFRHCFFSALAGLSTDWRQWLGKGPGLTPSHDDTLTGMLLAAWYFGALNKVSGQHFFAASGNLEQATTVVSVSYLRYAAAGYFASPLLHFTHALRRQERLDAAIHSLLALGHTSGADTLLGFWIGQQIIEG; from the coding sequence ATGATGATCATCCATCCTTTGCTGGCCAGCCAACAGTCCCCGGATTTCCGCCAGTCCTGGCAATTGTCTGGCGTCTGGCGACGCGCGATTAATCTCGTGGCCGAAGGGGGCGCACTGTTGACGTTGCACCGCCAGGGGAGCGGCTTTAGCCCGGCAGGATGGGTGATCCGTACGCATGATTTTGATGCGCTGCGTGCGGTGTTACGTGGAAACGAATCTCCTCAGGCTGTCCCTGGTGGGATCCAACTGGGGCCATTTTTACTGTGCCAGCCGCATCGCCGCTGTTCGTTGAGAATCACTTCCCGGCCACATTCCCCGCGCCTTGCACCTGCCTGGATGGATCGCGGTGAGGAAACGGGATTGTTCGGGCCGTTAATGTTGGCGGCAAACCTGCCTTTGTGCCCCGAACTACGCCAGTTCCGTCACTGCTTTTTCTCGGCGCTTGCGGGGTTGTCGACAGACTGGCGACAGTGGTTAGGCAAGGGGCCCGGGCTAACGCCCAGCCATGATGACACGTTGACCGGCATGCTGCTGGCAGCCTGGTATTTCGGTGCGCTGAATAAGGTTTCCGGCCAACATTTCTTTGCTGCTTCCGGCAACCTTGAACAGGCGACGACCGTGGTTAGCGTGAGCTACTTGCGTTACGCGGCTGCAGGTTACTTCGCTTCACCTTTACTCCACTTTACCCATGCATTGCGTCGTCAGGAAAGACTGGATGCGGCGATTCATTCGCTGCTGGCGCTTGGGCATACCTCCGGCGCAGACACTTTGTTGGGTTTCTGGATTGGACAACAAATCATAGAAGGATAG
- a CDS encoding carbamate kinase, with product MKTLVVALGGNALLQRGEALTAENQYRNIASAVPALARLARTYRLAIVHGNGPQVGLLSLQNLAWKEVEPYPLDVLVAETQGMIGYMLAQSLTAEPEMPPVTTVLTRIVVSEDDPAFMAPEKFIGPVYSPEEQTQLEATYGWHMKRDGKYLRRVVASPEPRQIVESDAIKLLLKEGHVVICSGGGGVPVTGEGLGSEAVIDKDLAAALLAEQIDADGLVILTDADAVYENWGTPEQRAIRQASPDELAPFAKADGSMGPKVTAVSGYVKRRGKPAWIGALSRIEDTLAGNAGTCIRL from the coding sequence ATGAAAACGCTGGTTGTTGCTCTCGGTGGCAACGCATTATTGCAGCGCGGCGAGGCGCTGACTGCAGAAAATCAATACCGTAATATTGCCAGCGCCGTACCCGCCCTGGCGCGTCTGGCGCGCACATATCGCCTGGCTATTGTCCATGGCAATGGGCCGCAGGTTGGCCTGCTTTCGTTACAGAATCTCGCCTGGAAGGAGGTCGAGCCTTATCCATTAGATGTGCTGGTGGCCGAGACGCAGGGCATGATTGGTTATATGTTGGCCCAGAGCCTGACCGCTGAACCGGAAATGCCGCCAGTGACCACAGTGTTGACACGAATTGTTGTCTCAGAAGACGATCCTGCGTTTATGGCACCGGAAAAATTTATTGGTCCGGTCTATTCGCCAGAAGAACAAACGCAGCTGGAAGCGACCTACGGCTGGCATATGAAGCGTGACGGCAAATACCTGCGGCGCGTTGTCGCTTCGCCAGAACCTCGCCAGATCGTTGAAAGTGACGCCATTAAGCTCTTACTCAAGGAAGGGCATGTGGTGATTTGCAGCGGGGGTGGCGGTGTCCCGGTTACTGGCGAAGGATTAGGGTCTGAAGCGGTCATTGATAAGGACCTGGCGGCGGCGTTGCTGGCTGAACAGATTGATGCCGATGGTCTGGTTATTTTGACCGATGCTGATGCGGTCTATGAAAACTGGGGAACGCCGGAACAGCGCGCGATTCGTCAGGCCTCTCCGGATGAACTGGCGCCGTTTGCTAAAGCAGATGGTTCGATGGGACCAAAGGTCACCGCTGTCAGTGGATATGTGAAACGCCGTGGGAAACCAGCATGGATTGGCGCGCTGTCACGCATTGAAGATACGCTGGCGGGAAATGCTGGAACCTGTATCCGTCTGTAA
- the purK gene encoding 5-(carboxyamino)imidazole ribonucleotide synthase has protein sequence MKQVCVLGNGQLGRMLRQAGEPLGIAVWPVGLDAEPAAVPFQQSVITAEIERWPETALTRELARHPAFVNRDVFPIIADRLTQKQLFDKLGLATAPWQLLADKSEWSAVFDKLGELAIVKRRVGGYDGRGQWRLRANETAQLPDDCYGECIVERGINFSGEVSLVGARAHDGSTVFYPLTHNLHQDGILRTSVVFPQANARQQAQAEAMLSAIMQELGYVGVMAMECFITPEGLLINELAPRVHNSGHWTQNGASISQFELHLRAITNLPLPTPVVNNPSVMVNLIGSDLNYDWLKLPLVHLHWYDKEVREGRKVGHLNLSDSDTARLSATLEALIPLLPPEYASGIIWAQSKLK, from the coding sequence ATGAAGCAGGTCTGCGTACTCGGTAACGGTCAGCTAGGACGCATGCTGCGTCAGGCCGGCGAGCCGCTGGGCATTGCGGTCTGGCCCGTCGGGCTGGACGCTGAACCGGCTGCTGTCCCTTTTCAGCAAAGCGTGATCACCGCTGAGATTGAGCGCTGGCCGGAAACGGCACTCACCCGCGAACTGGCGCGCCACCCGGCATTTGTTAACCGCGACGTCTTCCCGATTATTGCCGACCGTCTGACGCAAAAGCAGCTTTTTGACAAGCTCGGTCTGGCGACTGCGCCGTGGCAACTGCTGGCAGATAAAAGCGAATGGTCTGCGGTATTCGACAAACTCGGCGAGCTGGCGATCGTCAAGCGTCGCGTCGGCGGCTACGACGGTCGTGGGCAGTGGCGTTTGCGCGCAAATGAAACCGCACAACTGCCGGATGATTGCTATGGCGAGTGCATCGTCGAGCGGGGAATCAACTTCTCTGGCGAAGTCTCACTGGTTGGCGCTCGGGCGCATGACGGCAGCACCGTTTTCTATCCGCTGACTCATAACCTGCATCAGGACGGCATTCTGCGCACCAGCGTGGTGTTCCCGCAGGCTAACGCCAGACAGCAGGCACAGGCTGAAGCGATGCTCTCCGCCATCATGCAGGAGCTGGGCTATGTCGGCGTGATGGCGATGGAGTGTTTCATCACCCCGGAAGGTCTGCTGATCAACGAACTGGCTCCGCGCGTGCACAATAGCGGACACTGGACGCAAAACGGCGCCAGCATCAGCCAGTTTGAGCTGCACCTGCGCGCCATTACCAACCTGCCGTTACCTACGCCGGTGGTGAATAATCCTTCGGTGATGGTAAACCTGATTGGTAGCGACCTGAACTACGACTGGCTGAAGCTACCGCTGGTACACCTGCACTGGTATGACAAAGAAGTGCGTGAAGGGCGTAAGGTGGGTCACCTGAACCTGAGCGACAGCGATACCGCGCGCCTTAGCGCGACACTGGAAGCGCTTATCCCCCTGCTGCCGCCGGAATATGCCAGCGGTATTATCTGGGCGCAGTCAAAGCTGAAATAA